A DNA window from Deltaproteobacteria bacterium contains the following coding sequences:
- the nrfD gene encoding polysulfide reductase NrfD — MIEKALKGEPRYWAWIFFLLSIIGVGFGCYLYQLSYGLGVTGMSRDVSWGVYIAQFTYLVGVAASAVMLVIPMYLHHFKKYAKVVIFGEFLAIAAVTMCLLFIIVDIGQPARVLNVVLHPTPRSILFWDMVVLNGYLIINIIVGWNTLLADKKGVPTPGWVKPFIYLSIPWAISIHTVTAFLYAGLPGRHLWLTAVMAPRFLASAFASGPALLTLLLLLVRRFSKFDAGFDAFQTLAKTICYAMIINVFLLLMEFFTAYYSHIPGHIHGLEYLFFGLHGYDNLVPFMWTSAILGVIGIFLLLVPKLRMRYDLLAVGCGAIFLGTYIDKGVGLVLGGFVPNPFEGVTQYYPTFPELMITLAIWGIGALILTILYKIAISVREETA; from the coding sequence ATGATAGAAAAGGCATTGAAAGGCGAACCTCGTTATTGGGCCTGGATCTTTTTCCTGCTCTCCATCATCGGGGTAGGATTTGGCTGCTACCTCTACCAGCTGTCTTACGGACTCGGCGTCACGGGCATGAGCCGGGATGTCTCCTGGGGTGTCTACATCGCCCAGTTCACCTATCTGGTCGGTGTGGCTGCGTCTGCCGTCATGCTCGTCATACCCATGTATCTCCACCACTTCAAAAAATACGCGAAGGTGGTCATCTTCGGCGAGTTTCTCGCCATCGCCGCTGTGACCATGTGCCTTCTCTTCATCATCGTGGACATCGGACAGCCCGCCCGGGTCCTGAACGTGGTCCTCCATCCCACACCCCGCTCCATCCTCTTCTGGGACATGGTGGTCCTGAACGGTTACCTTATCATAAACATTATAGTGGGCTGGAACACCCTCCTTGCGGACAAAAAGGGCGTTCCCACGCCCGGCTGGGTCAAACCCTTCATATATCTCTCCATCCCGTGGGCAATCAGCATCCATACCGTTACGGCATTTCTCTATGCTGGTCTACCTGGCCGCCATCTGTGGCTCACAGCCGTCATGGCCCCGCGATTCCTGGCCTCTGCCTTTGCGTCCGGTCCTGCGCTCCTGACCCTCTTGCTCCTCCTCGTCAGGCGGTTCAGCAAGTTCGATGCGGGGTTTGATGCCTTCCAGACCCTGGCCAAGACCATCTGCTATGCCATGATCATCAACGTCTTCCTGCTCCTCATGGAGTTCTTCACTGCATACTACAGCCATATCCCTGGACACATACACGGACTTGAATATCTCTTTTTCGGACTCCATGGTTATGACAATCTTGTTCCGTTTATGTGGACTTCCGCCATCCTTGGCGTCATTGGCATATTTCTCCTCCTTGTACCGAAACTCCGCATGCGCTACGACCTCCTTGCTGTGGGATGCGGTGCCATTTTCTTGGGCACATATATCGACAAGGGTGTTGGGCTCGTCCTCGGTGGGTTTGTACCCAACCCCTTTGAAGGGGTAACGCAATACTATCCGACCTTCCCCGAACTCATGATAACCCTCGCCATCTGGGGTATCGGGGCATTGATCCTCACCATCCTTTACAAGATCGCCATATCGGTTAGGGAGGAGACGGCCTGA
- the dsrJ gene encoding sulfate reduction electron transfer complex DsrMKJOP subunit DsrJ gives MYDANKILIGLVIFLGLMTYPVWSGLGRAVPAPKPEIETPEIQKMEKKRCVEETHYMKTTHMQLLNQWRDEALRRGEREYTNARGEKILMSLQLTCMKCHSNKDKFCDSCHNYTGVKPYCWDCHLTPKQIKEGI, from the coding sequence ATGTATGACGCGAACAAGATCCTGATCGGGCTCGTGATCTTTCTCGGGCTCATGACCTATCCGGTCTGGTCCGGTTTGGGTCGTGCCGTACCGGCTCCAAAGCCAGAGATCGAAACGCCAGAAATCCAGAAGATGGAGAAAAAAAGGTGCGTGGAGGAGACACACTACATGAAGACCACGCACATGCAGTTGCTAAACCAGTGGAGGGATGAAGCGCTCCGAAGAGGAGAACGCGAATATACCAATGCCCGTGGAGAAAAGATCCTCATGAGCCTCCAGCTCACCTGCATGAAATGCCACTCCAACAAGGACAAATTCTGTGACAGCTGCCACAATTACACCGGGGTAAAACCCTATTGCTGGGACTGTCACCTCACGCCTAAGCAGATAAAAGAAGGGATATGA
- a CDS encoding RsbRD N-terminal domain-containing protein: MNLSEFIKLNRDRILDAWFLSVANTYPAETFKFLTEKKDKFANPMGSTFREALPAILDVLSRTEEEIAAASSAVRDIVRIRAIQDFTPSAAVAPFYYIKGLVREFVSDATAKDPVSPKELDAFDARVNSLVFLAFDIYMECRETVWRVKYDEIMKRPFMVRDGVMCPSYLLKKGMSVDEMEKIGGAG, from the coding sequence GTGAACCTATCTGAATTCATAAAGCTCAACCGGGATCGTATCCTTGATGCATGGTTTCTGTCCGTCGCGAACACCTACCCTGCTGAGACCTTCAAATTTCTTACGGAAAAGAAGGACAAATTCGCCAATCCCATGGGATCCACGTTTCGTGAGGCCTTGCCCGCCATCCTCGACGTTCTTAGTAGGACTGAAGAGGAGATAGCCGCTGCGTCGTCAGCCGTCCGGGACATCGTCAGGATCCGGGCGATCCAGGATTTCACCCCTTCAGCGGCTGTGGCCCCCTTCTACTATATCAAAGGCCTGGTCCGGGAGTTCGTCAGCGACGCGACAGCCAAGGACCCTGTTTCACCCAAGGAACTCGATGCCTTTGATGCCCGGGTGAACAGTCTGGTCTTCCTTGCCTTCGACATCTATATGGAATGCCGGGAAACGGTCTGGCGCGTGAAATATGACGAGATCATGAAACGTCCCTTCATGGTGCGTGATGGCGTTATGTGCCCCTCCTATCTCCTAAAAAAGGGGATGAGTGTCGACGAGATGGAGAAAATAGGTGGGGCGGGATAA
- the dsrM gene encoding sulfate reduction electron transfer complex DsrMKJOP subunit DsrM, with the protein MGITVSLGAVLAIVFVALIGGSTPGLQYVFGVFLPYVAFAVFLVGFAYRVINWGRSPVPFRIPTTAGQEYSLPWIKQAKIDNPSTLWGVLIRMALEILVFRSLFRNTKAELRSGHIVFGPAKWLWLGALAFHWSFLIIAIRHVRLFVEPIPAVVQALDTVDGMLQIGAPALYITDLLLVASVTFLFVRRVVIPRMRYISLPADYFPLLLIFAIATTGILMRYFIRVDIVGVKTILVGLSTFHPTIPEGIGAIFFVHITLVAVLMAYFPFSKLMHMGGVFLSPTRNLINNSRMKRHVNPWNYPVKVHTYEAYENEFREQMKEAGIPVERE; encoded by the coding sequence ATGGGAATCACGGTATCCCTCGGAGCAGTGCTCGCGATCGTTTTTGTTGCCCTCATCGGAGGATCGACACCTGGCCTCCAGTATGTCTTCGGGGTCTTTCTCCCCTATGTGGCCTTTGCTGTATTCCTGGTGGGATTCGCCTACCGTGTCATCAATTGGGGCCGATCTCCTGTTCCGTTTCGGATCCCGACGACCGCAGGCCAGGAATATAGCCTCCCCTGGATCAAACAGGCCAAGATCGACAACCCGAGTACGCTCTGGGGTGTCCTCATCCGCATGGCCCTTGAGATACTCGTCTTCCGCTCCCTCTTCCGCAACACAAAGGCCGAGCTCCGTAGCGGCCACATCGTGTTCGGTCCTGCCAAGTGGCTCTGGCTCGGGGCCCTCGCCTTCCACTGGTCCTTCCTCATCATCGCCATCCGCCATGTGCGGCTCTTTGTCGAACCCATCCCGGCGGTGGTCCAGGCCCTTGACACCGTGGACGGGATGCTCCAGATCGGCGCCCCCGCTCTCTACATCACGGACCTCCTGCTGGTCGCCTCCGTGACCTTCCTCTTCGTGCGTCGTGTCGTGATTCCGCGCATGCGATACATCTCGCTCCCTGCAGATTACTTCCCCCTGCTCCTGATCTTTGCCATCGCGACCACCGGGATCCTCATGAGGTACTTCATTCGAGTAGACATCGTGGGCGTAAAGACGATCCTCGTGGGTCTCTCCACATTCCATCCAACGATTCCTGAAGGCATCGGGGCCATCTTTTTCGTTCATATCACCTTGGTTGCCGTGCTGATGGCCTATTTTCCGTTCAGCAAACTCATGCATATGGGCGGCGTCTTCCTGAGCCCGACGAGAAATCTCATCAACAACAGCCGCATGAAGAGACACGTGAACCCCTGGAACTACCCGGTCAAGGTCCACACCTACGAGGCCTATGAGAACGAGTTCCGGGAACAAATGAAGGAAGCCGGCATTCCGGTCGAGAGGGAATAA
- a CDS encoding tetratricopeptide repeat protein, translated as MARTFATHPPACPFCNAPLQRPSSLEPARLGDFEYGTCECGAIFVHDITGYNLGAAMVEALGFACNDDWDLAWSLVSGEDYEDALLENYDLESHLVHPSGRTQEGRRVRGVLSFIRLKSDIRQAIESSSGKIIPQHRALGAMQAEKSHPRRQFPKNKRFTKQEVADLVMDRDVDLLTDMALHDPLVLRKIERLLYAPDVTRWNAILTLGGVAGGIATHRPSLVGDLVRRLIYATNDSAAASWGAVETIGEIIRALPDLYGSFLRHILAYLKEPSLRVPVLWAVARVGELHPQLVRANAFFAIFDLLDDRDPGVRGHAVWALGRIKAREALTKIRSLTKDTEAVCLFDGQTLVQRTVGDLAAEAVEIIERNEKPDQKESAMSEDPTVSKTEEGTRLAEARVLSREAMILLGQGMSLDALQKLEKAFDVFESEGSIVDIANTAERIGDIHVMRGNIKAAIPVYQRALAICEKAEDNVSSVILMEKIIDLYRAQKEHDKALPYFFRALEIVEKLGDASRSVFYLTGIGDHFQRAGKLADALDAYRIAHKICKGMGARERAEILEKGIAKIEKDLAGFKDSSASDSV; from the coding sequence ATGGCCAGAACCTTTGCCACGCATCCTCCCGCATGCCCTTTTTGCAACGCGCCTCTACAACGCCCCAGCAGCCTCGAACCCGCACGTCTTGGAGATTTTGAATATGGAACATGCGAGTGCGGTGCAATCTTTGTTCACGACATAACAGGATATAATCTCGGTGCCGCCATGGTCGAGGCATTGGGTTTTGCGTGCAACGATGACTGGGATCTTGCCTGGAGCCTCGTATCAGGCGAGGACTATGAAGACGCCCTCCTCGAAAATTACGACCTTGAATCCCACCTGGTCCACCCATCAGGCCGGACGCAGGAGGGCAGGCGTGTGCGAGGGGTCCTTTCCTTCATCCGTCTCAAATCTGATATTCGCCAGGCCATCGAATCCTCCTCTGGGAAAATCATCCCCCAACATAGGGCCTTAGGGGCCATGCAGGCGGAAAAATCCCACCCACGCCGGCAATTCCCTAAGAACAAACGTTTCACCAAACAGGAGGTCGCAGACCTCGTCATGGATAGGGATGTGGACCTTCTGACGGACATGGCCCTCCACGATCCTCTCGTCCTGAGAAAGATCGAAAGGCTCCTCTACGCCCCGGACGTAACGAGGTGGAATGCGATCCTCACCCTCGGAGGTGTCGCCGGCGGCATCGCCACCCATCGCCCTTCCCTTGTCGGCGACCTCGTCCGCCGCCTGATCTATGCCACAAACGACTCAGCAGCGGCCAGCTGGGGGGCAGTCGAAACCATCGGCGAAATCATCCGTGCCCTTCCGGATCTCTATGGGTCCTTTCTTCGGCACATCCTTGCCTACCTAAAGGAGCCGTCCCTTCGGGTACCGGTCCTTTGGGCCGTTGCCCGTGTAGGAGAACTTCATCCCCAGCTCGTCCGTGCAAACGCCTTCTTCGCCATATTCGATCTCCTTGACGACCGTGACCCTGGCGTCCGTGGACATGCGGTATGGGCCCTTGGCAGGATCAAGGCCCGAGAGGCCCTCACGAAGATCCGCTCCCTGACAAAAGACACTGAGGCCGTATGCCTTTTTGACGGACAGACTTTGGTGCAAAGAACTGTGGGAGATCTGGCAGCCGAGGCTGTAGAGATTATAGAACGGAACGAAAAGCCTGATCAAAAGGAGAGTGCCATGAGCGAAGACCCTACTGTCTCTAAGACCGAAGAGGGAACCCGCCTCGCGGAGGCGAGGGTGCTATCACGTGAGGCAATGATCCTCCTAGGCCAGGGAATGTCCCTTGATGCCCTGCAAAAACTGGAAAAGGCGTTCGATGTCTTTGAGTCAGAAGGGAGCATAGTGGACATCGCAAACACGGCCGAACGCATTGGTGACATACATGTCATGCGCGGAAACATTAAGGCGGCCATTCCCGTTTACCAACGTGCACTTGCCATCTGCGAAAAGGCCGAGGACAATGTCAGCTCGGTCATCCTCATGGAGAAGATCATCGATCTCTACAGGGCTCAAAAGGAACACGACAAGGCACTCCCGTACTTTTTCCGGGCACTCGAGATCGTCGAAAAACTGGGTGACGCCTCCCGCTCCGTCTTCTATCTTACGGGCATTGGCGACCATTTTCAGCGCGCCGGGAAACTCGCAGATGCGCTGGATGCATACCGTATCGCCCACAAGATCTGCAAGGGTATGGGCGCGAGAGAAAGGGCAGAAATCCTGGAAAAGGGCATTGCAAAGATCGAAAAGGATCTGGCAGGCTTCAAGGATTCCTCCGCGTCTGATTCGGTCTGA
- a CDS encoding (Fe-S)-binding protein, translated as MAKESTPKEMQRIDYNPPTKGWMDTPVNIKPGMYCYPAKPEKIEDVGMPNPHKWSVTDEDWHLPADWKETFLEGMRDRLQKHRSFKIFMDICVRCGACADKCHFFLGTGDPKNMPVVRAELLRSVYRGEFTKAGRILGRLAGGRKLTPEVIKELWYYFFQCTECRRCSLFCPYGIDTAEITIIGRELLNLLGLNINWIQEPVSNCYRIGNHLGLQPRTYKENIEFLLDDIETYVGIRINPTFNRKGAEILFATPSGDVFADPGIYTLMGYLMLFEHIGLDYTWSTYCSETGNFGFFTSLEMAKRLNYKIYAEAKRLGVKWILGGECGHMWRVIHQYMDTFNGPADFLEEPVSPITGTKFENAKSTKMVHITEFTADLIRHGKLKLDKSRNDHLRVTFHDSCNPSRAMGLLEEPRYVIKSVCNHFYEMPENTIREQTFCCGSGAGLNASENMELRLRGGFPRANAVRHVHEKYGVNTLACVCAIDRAALPALMNYWVPGVTVAGVTELVANALIMEGEGPRTKNLRGEDIPGREEAGNV; from the coding sequence ATGGCCAAGGAATCTACACCCAAGGAAATGCAGCGCATTGACTACAATCCGCCCACCAAAGGGTGGATGGACACGCCGGTCAACATCAAGCCGGGCATGTACTGCTACCCGGCCAAGCCTGAAAAGATCGAAGACGTCGGCATGCCAAACCCTCACAAGTGGTCTGTGACCGACGAGGACTGGCACCTTCCAGCAGACTGGAAGGAGACCTTTCTCGAGGGGATGCGGGATCGTCTGCAAAAGCACCGTAGCTTCAAGATCTTCATGGACATTTGTGTTCGCTGCGGGGCATGTGCTGACAAGTGTCACTTCTTCCTGGGCACAGGGGATCCGAAAAACATGCCGGTCGTGAGGGCGGAACTCCTAAGATCCGTTTACCGGGGCGAGTTCACCAAGGCCGGGCGGATACTCGGCAGGCTTGCAGGCGGCAGGAAGCTCACCCCCGAGGTCATCAAGGAGCTCTGGTACTACTTTTTCCAGTGCACTGAGTGCCGACGCTGCTCTCTGTTCTGTCCATACGGAATAGATACTGCCGAGATCACCATCATCGGAAGGGAACTCCTGAACCTCCTCGGACTCAACATCAACTGGATACAGGAGCCGGTCTCCAACTGCTACCGGATAGGCAACCACCTCGGACTCCAGCCCCGCACATACAAGGAGAACATCGAATTCCTGCTCGATGACATAGAGACCTACGTGGGGATCAGGATAAACCCGACCTTCAACCGCAAAGGGGCTGAGATCCTCTTCGCCACGCCTTCCGGAGACGTCTTCGCCGACCCTGGGATCTACACCCTCATGGGCTACCTCATGCTCTTTGAGCACATCGGCCTTGACTACACTTGGAGTACGTATTGCTCTGAGACCGGAAACTTCGGTTTCTTCACATCCCTCGAGATGGCCAAAAGGCTCAACTATAAGATCTATGCAGAGGCCAAAAGGCTCGGGGTCAAGTGGATCCTCGGCGGGGAGTGCGGCCACATGTGGCGGGTCATCCACCAGTATATGGACACATTCAACGGACCCGCCGACTTCCTTGAGGAACCGGTTTCTCCAATCACGGGAACGAAGTTCGAAAACGCCAAGTCCACGAAGATGGTCCACATCACCGAGTTCACTGCTGATCTCATCAGGCATGGCAAGCTCAAGCTCGACAAGAGCAGAAATGACCATCTGCGGGTCACGTTCCACGACTCTTGCAACCCCTCGCGCGCCATGGGTCTACTTGAAGAACCACGTTATGTCATAAAGAGCGTCTGCAACCATTTCTATGAGATGCCCGAGAACACGATCCGGGAACAGACCTTCTGCTGCGGAAGTGGAGCGGGCCTGAACGCCAGTGAGAACATGGAGCTGCGGCTCAGGGGCGGATTCCCAAGGGCGAACGCCGTCCGGCATGTCCACGAAAAGTACGGGGTGAATACGCTTGCGTGTGTCTGTGCTATAGACCGGGCCGCCCTGCCTGCACTCATGAACTACTGGGTGCCTGGAGTGACGGTTGCGGGCGTGACAGAACTCGTGGCCAACGCCCTCATCATGGAGGGAGAAGGACCGAGGACCAAGAATCTCAGGGGTGAAGACATACCAGGCAGGGAGGAGGCAGGCAATGTATGA
- a CDS encoding 4Fe-4S dicluster domain-containing protein, which translates to MSMDRREFIKIAGLTSLFGAGASGAFQLLEPGVLDASTHEEHGHGDAAHGQAEEQASGPKVRWAMIVDVRKCEDPEVVKRIVKACHTAHNVPDFGNPKDEVKWIWADTYEHAFTDSANEFMDKGIEHLPFLLLCNHCDDPPCVRVCPTKATFKRPDGIVAMDYHRCIGCRFCMAGCPYGSRSFNWRDPRTVLKGKPPNPDFPTRVRGVVEKCNFCVERIWKGLQPACVEAAPNVLTFGNLADPNSNVRQILRTRVSMRRKPELGTKPSVFYLV; encoded by the coding sequence ATGAGCATGGACAGGAGAGAATTCATCAAGATCGCCGGCCTGACATCGCTTTTTGGTGCAGGTGCCTCTGGTGCCTTCCAGCTCCTTGAACCCGGCGTCCTCGATGCCTCCACACACGAGGAACACGGCCACGGAGACGCCGCACACGGACAGGCAGAGGAGCAGGCATCTGGCCCCAAGGTCCGATGGGCCATGATCGTCGATGTCAGAAAGTGTGAAGATCCCGAGGTCGTCAAAAGGATCGTGAAGGCGTGTCACACCGCGCACAACGTCCCTGACTTTGGCAATCCGAAGGATGAAGTAAAGTGGATCTGGGCAGACACATACGAACACGCCTTCACGGACTCGGCCAACGAGTTCATGGACAAGGGCATCGAACACCTGCCGTTCCTTTTGCTCTGCAACCACTGCGACGATCCCCCCTGTGTCCGGGTCTGTCCCACGAAGGCGACCTTCAAGAGGCCCGACGGCATAGTGGCAATGGACTACCACCGCTGCATCGGCTGCAGGTTCTGCATGGCAGGGTGCCCGTATGGGTCCAGGAGTTTCAACTGGCGCGATCCAAGGACTGTACTTAAGGGCAAGCCGCCCAATCCGGATTTCCCCACACGCGTGCGAGGGGTCGTAGAAAAGTGCAACTTCTGTGTCGAGCGCATCTGGAAAGGGCTTCAGCCCGCCTGTGTGGAGGCGGCGCCGAATGTCCTCACCTTCGGCAACCTGGCAGATCCCAATTCCAACGTCAGGCAGATCCTCCGTACACGCGTCTCCATGAGGAGAAAGCCCGAGCTTGGGACCAAACCGTCAGTATTCTATCTGGTGTGA
- a CDS encoding cobyrinate a,c-diamide synthase, with translation MSEDLQKRPVVGSDAHSVPRLVIAAVRGGSGKTVVSLGLVRAWYLEGKLVVPFKKGPDYIDAGWLGRSAGRPCFNLDPYLMPRPVVEASFLRRTSGADVGVIEGNRGLFDGVDEEGSYSTAELAKWLDCPVVLVLDCTKMTRTAAAVVWGCTTFDSSVRIGGVILNRVAHGRQEGVVRAAIESRTGIPVIGVLPRLKADPLPMRHLGVLPSREHPEADQVLDDLADLVSRHVDLAALKALAESAAPMSAPEWDGLRPNPSCPSHERPRIGIVQDAAFQFYYPENIEALDSAGGELIFLDSLRDPAVPEIDALYIGGGFPETMAGPLSENMGFRAGILDLIQDGLPVYAECGGLMYLGRHIQWEGKTYPMVGALDLDFVLSKRPVGHGYSILEVREDTPFHAAGCVLRGHEFHYSRPVFLDGFRGSLSCRVARGHGFDGKSDGVTFLNVFGTYTHLHALASPDWAERIVKAAGRYRARRGMSKKVPSRP, from the coding sequence ATGAGCGAGGATTTACAGAAAAGGCCGGTCGTTGGATCAGATGCGCATTCCGTTCCCAGGCTCGTCATCGCGGCCGTTCGGGGCGGGTCCGGCAAGACCGTCGTCTCGCTCGGGCTCGTGCGGGCATGGTACCTGGAGGGAAAGCTCGTGGTCCCATTCAAGAAAGGTCCCGACTATATCGACGCGGGTTGGCTTGGGCGCTCCGCAGGCCGCCCATGCTTCAATCTTGACCCCTATCTGATGCCACGGCCCGTTGTGGAGGCCTCGTTTCTGCGACGTACCTCAGGCGCGGATGTGGGCGTGATAGAGGGCAATAGGGGGCTTTTTGACGGGGTGGATGAAGAGGGGAGCTACAGCACGGCGGAACTTGCCAAATGGCTCGACTGCCCTGTGGTCCTTGTGCTCGATTGCACAAAGATGACCAGGACCGCAGCAGCGGTCGTCTGGGGATGCACAACCTTTGATTCGTCGGTCCGAATCGGCGGAGTGATCCTCAACCGGGTGGCCCACGGCCGCCAGGAAGGGGTCGTGCGGGCAGCGATCGAATCCCGGACAGGCATCCCTGTCATCGGGGTCCTGCCCAGGCTCAAGGCCGATCCCCTGCCTATGCGGCACTTGGGGGTCCTTCCGAGCAGGGAGCATCCTGAGGCGGACCAGGTCCTGGACGATCTGGCTGATCTCGTTTCCAGGCATGTGGATCTGGCGGCCCTAAAGGCCCTTGCCGAGTCCGCCGCGCCCATGTCTGCACCTGAATGGGATGGGCTCAGGCCAAACCCATCCTGTCCGTCACATGAAAGACCGAGGATCGGAATCGTCCAGGACGCGGCCTTCCAGTTCTACTACCCGGAGAATATTGAGGCACTGGATTCCGCCGGCGGGGAGCTAATCTTTCTGGATTCCCTTCGGGATCCGGCCGTTCCGGAGATAGACGCCCTTTATATCGGAGGAGGCTTTCCCGAGACCATGGCAGGGCCGCTTTCCGAGAATATGGGATTTCGGGCGGGCATCCTGGACCTGATCCAGGATGGACTCCCTGTCTATGCCGAATGCGGAGGGCTCATGTATCTCGGTCGTCACATACAATGGGAAGGGAAGACCTATCCCATGGTGGGTGCACTTGATCTCGATTTCGTCCTGTCCAAAAGACCGGTAGGGCACGGATACAGCATCCTCGAGGTCAGGGAGGATACGCCGTTTCATGCCGCCGGCTGTGTGCTCAGAGGGCACGAGTTTCACTACTCGAGGCCCGTTTTTCTGGACGGGTTTCGGGGTTCCTTGAGTTGCCGTGTGGCAAGGGGGCACGGCTTTGACGGAAAGTCCGATGGGGTCACGTTCCTGAACGTCTTTGGTACCTATACGCATCTCCATGCCCTTGCATCCCCCGATTGGGCCGAGCGTATCGTGAAGGCGGCAGGGCGTTATCGTGCAAGGCGTGGCATGTCCAAGAAAGTGCCATCACGGCCTTGA
- a CDS encoding tetratricopeptide repeat protein — protein MIDHLRDELKKNPRSVIAHHRLALSLWKAQRIEEAIDMFTKALEIDPISFEIRINLGSLYFQIGRFEEGIQENKKALEIYPRSAEALTNIGSAYIHLKKWQEAADYLKKAIAIKPTMVPAWTNLTTVLIEMGEYTEAKEAGEQAVKLAPTFPLAHNNLAVAFYHLGNYEKARIHMEKARDLGYPVHPDFIELVQEKASQATQRQ, from the coding sequence ATGATCGACCATCTCCGGGATGAACTCAAAAAAAACCCCAGGTCGGTCATCGCCCATCATCGCTTGGCCCTTTCGCTGTGGAAGGCCCAACGCATTGAGGAAGCCATCGACATGTTTACCAAGGCACTCGAGATCGACCCCATATCCTTTGAAATCCGTATCAATCTCGGATCACTCTATTTCCAGATCGGCAGATTCGAAGAAGGGATCCAGGAAAACAAAAAGGCCCTCGAGATCTACCCCCGCTCCGCAGAGGCGTTGACCAACATCGGCTCCGCCTACATCCATCTCAAAAAGTGGCAAGAGGCAGCTGACTACCTGAAGAAGGCCATCGCCATCAAGCCCACCATGGTCCCGGCCTGGACCAACCTCACGACCGTCCTCATAGAGATGGGTGAATACACAGAGGCCAAGGAGGCAGGAGAGCAGGCGGTCAAACTCGCACCGACCTTTCCCCTCGCCCACAACAACCTTGCCGTTGCCTTTTATCACTTGGGAAATTACGAAAAGGCCCGCATTCACATGGAAAAGGCCAGAGACTTGGGTTATCCAGTCCACCCCGATTTCATTGAACTGGTCCAAGAAAAGGCATCTCAGGCAACCCAGAGGCAATAA